A window from Halomicrobium urmianum encodes these proteins:
- a CDS encoding translation initiation factor IF-5A yields the protein MPRQQNEVRDLDEGSYVMIDDTPCEINSYSTAKPGKHGSAKARVEAEGVFDGKKRSLSQPVDAKVWVPIIDRKQGQVVSVTGDDAQVMDLETYDTFTMRIPEGEDLNPDDEIEYLEYEDQRKIV from the coding sequence ATGCCGCGACAGCAGAACGAGGTTCGAGACCTCGACGAGGGAAGCTACGTGATGATCGACGACACGCCCTGCGAAATCAACTCCTACAGCACGGCCAAGCCGGGCAAGCACGGCAGCGCCAAAGCCCGCGTCGAGGCCGAGGGCGTCTTCGACGGGAAGAAGCGCTCGCTCTCCCAGCCCGTCGACGCCAAGGTCTGGGTCCCGATCATCGACCGCAAGCAGGGTCAGGTCGTCTCCGTCACGGGCGACGACGCCCAGGTGATGGACCTGGAGACCTACGACACGTTCACGATGCGCATCCCCGAGGGCGAGGACCTCAACCCTGACGACGAGATCGAGTACCTCGAGTACGAGGACCAGCGCAAGATCGTCTAG
- a CDS encoding arginase family protein gives MFPGASADPASAEYVVVGAPLDASTTFQPGARFGPRRVRHFAESFDDYDQYTEQRFTDLAVADHGDVGPTDDVDEYLTFLRGTLADHAEEGRLPLLVGGEHTVTVAGVRALDPDVFVCLDAHLDLRESYAGNPLSHATVANHALDVADRAVILGARTGSEAEWERAGADDVTVVPPQAVADWEPDLDGDAYLSVDIDAADPGYAPGTGTMEPFGLDPSTMHEAVRAVAPRAVGFDVVEVNDRDEGQAAVLAAKLLRAFVYAHADG, from the coding sequence ATGTTCCCCGGCGCGTCGGCCGACCCCGCGTCGGCAGAGTACGTCGTCGTCGGCGCACCGCTCGACGCCTCGACGACGTTTCAGCCAGGCGCTCGGTTCGGTCCGCGCCGCGTCCGCCATTTCGCCGAGTCGTTCGACGACTACGACCAGTACACGGAGCAGCGCTTCACGGACCTCGCCGTCGCGGACCACGGCGACGTCGGCCCGACCGACGACGTCGACGAGTACCTGACCTTCCTCCGCGGGACGCTCGCCGACCACGCCGAGGAGGGCCGATTGCCGCTGCTGGTCGGCGGCGAGCACACCGTCACCGTCGCGGGCGTCCGCGCCCTCGACCCCGACGTCTTCGTCTGTCTCGACGCCCACCTCGACCTCCGCGAATCGTACGCCGGCAACCCGCTGAGCCACGCGACCGTCGCCAACCACGCCCTCGACGTCGCCGACCGCGCGGTGATCCTCGGGGCGCGCACCGGCAGCGAGGCCGAGTGGGAGCGCGCCGGGGCCGACGACGTCACCGTCGTCCCGCCACAGGCGGTCGCCGACTGGGAACCGGACCTCGACGGCGACGCCTACCTCTCGGTCGACATCGACGCCGCCGACCCCGGCTACGCCCCCGGCACCGGGACTATGGAGCCGTTCGGCCTCGACCCGTCGACGATGCACGAGGCGGTCCGCGCCGTCGCGCCCCGTGCCGTCGGCTTCGACGTCGTCGAGGTCAACGACCGGGACGAGGGCCAGGCCGCCGTTCTCGCCGCGAAGCTCCTGCGCGCGTTCGTCTACGCCCACGCTGACGGCTGA